In Cedecea neteri, a single genomic region encodes these proteins:
- the yeiB gene encoding DUF418 domain-containing protein YeiB — protein sequence MERNVTLDFVRGTAILGILLLNIVAFGLPKAAYLNPAWYGEITSRDAWTWAVMDLFAEVKFLTLFALLFGAGLQMLLARGSRWIQSRLTLLVLLGFMHALLLWDGDILLAYGLTGLVCWRLIRDATGQKQLFNTGVVLYLIGIGVLVLLGVISGDGLNRSWVPDAANLQYEQWWKLGGGVEAISNRADLLSSNLVALGAQYGWQLAGMMLIGAALMRSGWLKGEFSLRHYRRTAAIFIVIGMAINLPAILAQWHLKWDSRWCALLLQAPRELSAPFQAIGYAALAWGFWPKLSRFRLVGWIACVGRMALTNYLLQTVICTTLFYHFGLYMKFDRLSLLAFVPVVWAVNILLSVTWLRYFRQGPIEWLWRQLTARASGDALRKARR from the coding sequence GTGGAGAGAAATGTCACCCTGGACTTCGTCCGCGGTACCGCCATCCTGGGCATTCTGCTGCTCAATATTGTCGCCTTTGGCCTGCCGAAGGCGGCTTATCTCAACCCGGCCTGGTATGGCGAGATAACCTCCCGCGACGCCTGGACCTGGGCGGTGATGGACCTGTTTGCCGAAGTTAAATTCCTCACGCTTTTTGCGCTGCTCTTTGGGGCGGGGCTGCAAATGCTGCTCGCTCGTGGCTCACGCTGGATCCAGTCGCGGCTGACGCTGTTAGTGCTGCTGGGGTTTATGCATGCGCTGCTGCTGTGGGATGGCGACATTCTGCTGGCTTACGGCCTGACCGGGCTGGTGTGCTGGCGGCTGATTCGTGACGCGACGGGGCAAAAACAGCTGTTTAATACCGGCGTCGTGCTGTACCTCATCGGCATTGGCGTGCTGGTGCTGCTCGGTGTGATTTCAGGTGACGGCCTTAACCGCTCCTGGGTGCCGGATGCGGCCAACCTGCAATATGAGCAGTGGTGGAAGCTCGGTGGCGGCGTGGAAGCTATCAGCAACCGCGCGGATTTACTCTCTTCAAACCTGGTGGCACTGGGCGCACAGTACGGCTGGCAGCTGGCAGGCATGATGCTGATTGGCGCGGCACTGATGCGCAGCGGCTGGCTGAAAGGGGAGTTTAGCCTGAGGCATTATCGCCGAACCGCCGCGATTTTTATCGTCATCGGCATGGCGATTAATCTGCCGGCAATTTTGGCCCAGTGGCACCTGAAATGGGATTCCCGCTGGTGTGCGTTGCTGTTACAGGCCCCGCGTGAGTTGAGCGCACCGTTTCAGGCCATTGGCTACGCCGCGCTGGCGTGGGGATTCTGGCCTAAGCTTTCGCGCTTCCGGCTGGTGGGCTGGATTGCCTGCGTCGGGCGCATGGCGCTAACCAACTACCTGCTGCAAACTGTTATCTGCACAACCTTGTTCTATCACTTTGGTTTATATATGAAATTTGACCGTCTCTCGCTGCTGGCATTTGTCCCTGTCGTGTGGGCGGTGAACATCCTGCTGTCGGTTACCTGGCTGCGTTATTTCCGCCAGGGGCCGATAGAGTGGCTCTGGCGACAGTTAACCGCACGAGCTTCAGGGGATGCGCTGCGCAAAGCACGGAGATAA
- the fghA gene encoding S-formylglutathione hydrolase has protein sequence MELLEEHRCFEGWQQRWRHPSTVLNCPMTFSIFLPPPASASPPPVVYWLSGLTCNDENFTTKAGAQRVAAELGIVLVMPDTSPRGEEVPNDAGYDLGQGAGFYLNATQQPWATHFRMYDYLRDELPQLIAENFSVSEKASIFGHSMGGHGALIMALKNPGRFRSVSAFAPIVNPTRVPWGQKAFRAYLGEDESLWQEWDSCCLLGKASPSAQLPMLIDQGDDDQFLADQLRPEEFEKVAQEKGWPLTLRIQPGCDHSYYFIATFVEDHLRFHAEYLRG, from the coding sequence ATGGAATTACTGGAAGAACACCGATGTTTCGAAGGCTGGCAGCAGCGCTGGCGCCACCCGTCCACCGTACTTAACTGCCCAATGACGTTCAGTATTTTTCTCCCACCTCCGGCAAGCGCCTCGCCACCACCGGTGGTTTACTGGCTTTCCGGGCTAACCTGTAACGATGAAAACTTCACAACCAAAGCAGGCGCACAGCGCGTGGCGGCCGAGCTTGGCATTGTGCTGGTGATGCCGGACACCAGCCCGCGCGGCGAAGAAGTGCCAAACGATGCAGGCTACGATCTCGGCCAGGGGGCGGGCTTTTATCTCAACGCGACACAGCAGCCGTGGGCCACGCACTTCCGCATGTACGATTACCTGCGTGACGAACTGCCGCAGCTGATTGCAGAGAACTTCAGCGTCAGCGAGAAAGCCTCAATCTTTGGCCACTCCATGGGCGGTCACGGCGCGCTGATCATGGCGCTGAAAAACCCCGGCCGCTTCCGCTCGGTTTCTGCATTTGCGCCTATCGTTAACCCGACCCGAGTGCCGTGGGGGCAAAAAGCTTTTAGAGCCTATTTGGGTGAAGATGAATCGTTGTGGCAAGAGTGGGACAGCTGCTGCCTGCTGGGTAAAGCCTCGCCGTCGGCACAGCTGCCCATGCTTATCGATCAGGGGGATGACGATCAGTTCCTCGCCGACCAGCTAAGGCCGGAAGAGTTTGAAAAAGTCGCGCAGGAGAAAGGTTGGCCGCTGACGCTGCGTATTCAGCCGGGCTGCGACCACAGCTACTACTTCATCGCGACGTTTGTAGAGGATCATCTTCGTTTTCATGCGGAGTATTTGCGGGGTTAG
- the mglC gene encoding galactose/methyl galactoside ABC transporter permease MglC — protein MSALNKKSFLTYLKEGGIYVVLLVLLAIIIFQDPTFLSLLNLSNILTQSSVRIIIALGVAGLIVTQGTDLSAGRQVGLAAVVAATLLQSMDNVNKVFPDMHTMPIPLVLLIVCAVGAVIGLVNGIIIAYLNVTPFITTLGTMIIVYGINSLYYDFVGASPISGFDSHFSTFTQGFIALGSFRLSYITFYALFAVLFVWVLWNKTRFGKNIFAIGGNPEAAKVSGVNVALNLIMIYALSGVFYAFGGMLEAGRIGSATNNLGFMYELDAIAACVVGGVSFSGGVGTVVGVVTGVIIFTVINYGLTYIGVNPYWQYIIKGGIIIFAVALDSLKYARKK, from the coding sequence ATGAGTGCGTTAAATAAGAAGAGTTTTCTAACTTATCTAAAAGAGGGTGGCATCTACGTGGTGCTGCTGGTGCTGCTGGCGATCATTATTTTCCAGGATCCGACGTTTTTAAGCCTGCTTAACCTGAGTAACATCCTGACCCAGTCCTCGGTGCGTATTATCATCGCGCTGGGCGTGGCCGGGCTGATTGTTACCCAGGGGACGGATCTGTCCGCCGGGCGTCAGGTCGGGCTGGCGGCGGTTGTGGCGGCCACGCTGCTGCAGTCGATGGATAACGTCAACAAGGTGTTCCCGGACATGCACACCATGCCGATTCCTCTGGTGCTGCTGATTGTCTGCGCCGTGGGCGCGGTGATTGGCCTGGTGAACGGGATTATTATCGCTTATCTGAACGTGACGCCGTTTATTACCACTCTGGGCACCATGATCATCGTCTACGGGATTAACTCCCTGTATTACGACTTTGTAGGCGCGTCGCCGATTTCCGGGTTTGACTCCCACTTCTCCACCTTTACGCAGGGCTTTATCGCGCTGGGCAGCTTCCGGCTGTCGTACATTACGTTCTACGCCCTGTTTGCGGTGCTGTTCGTGTGGGTGCTGTGGAACAAAACCCGCTTCGGGAAAAACATCTTCGCCATCGGCGGCAACCCGGAAGCGGCGAAAGTGTCCGGCGTTAACGTGGCGCTGAACCTGATCATGATTTATGCCCTGTCCGGCGTGTTCTATGCCTTTGGCGGGATGCTGGAAGCGGGTCGTATCGGCTCGGCCACCAACAACCTCGGCTTTATGTACGAGCTGGATGCGATTGCGGCGTGCGTGGTTGGCGGCGTGTCGTTCAGCGGCGGGGTAGGTACCGTCGTCGGCGTGGTCACCGGGGTGATCATCTTTACGGTGATTAACTACGGCCTGACCTACATCGGCGTGAACCCTTACTGGCAGTACATCATCAAGGGCGGCATCATCATCTTCGCCGTAGCGCTGGACTCCCTGAAGTACGCGCGTAAGAAATAA
- the mglA gene encoding galactose/methyl galactoside ABC transporter ATP-binding protein MglA — MVDNNSATPTEFLLEMTGINKSFPGVKALDNVNLKVRPHSIHALMGENGAGKSTLLKCLFGIYSKDSGSILFQGKEVNFSSTKEALENGISMVHQELNLVLQRTVMDNMWLGRYPTKGVFVDQDKMYRDTKEIFDELDIDIDPRARVGTLSVSQMQMIEIAKAFSYNAKIVIMDEPTSSLTEKEVNHLFKIIRKLKDRGCGIVYISHKMEEIFQLCDEITILRDGQWIATQPLEGLDMDKIIAMMVGRSLNQRFPDKSNVPGEVILEVRNLTSLRQPSIRDISFDLHKGEILGIAGLVGAKRTDIVETLFGIREKSGGTIKLHGKNINNSSANEAINHGFALVTEERRSTGIYAYLDIGFNSLISNIRNYKNKVGLLDNTRMKSDTQWVIDSMRVKTPGHRTSIGSLSGGNQQKVIIGRWLLTQPEILMLDEPTRGIDVGAKFEIYQLIAELAKKGKGIIIISSEMPELLGITDRILVMSNGLVAGIVDTKTTTQNEILRLASVHL; from the coding sequence ATGGTCGACAATAACTCAGCTACGCCGACGGAATTTTTGCTGGAAATGACCGGCATTAATAAATCCTTCCCCGGCGTTAAGGCACTGGATAATGTTAATTTAAAAGTACGACCACACTCTATTCATGCCCTGATGGGTGAAAACGGTGCGGGCAAATCGACATTATTGAAATGCCTTTTTGGGATCTACAGCAAAGATTCCGGCAGTATCCTTTTTCAGGGAAAAGAGGTGAATTTCAGCAGCACGAAAGAGGCGCTGGAAAACGGTATTTCTATGGTGCATCAGGAGCTTAACCTGGTTCTTCAGCGCACCGTGATGGACAACATGTGGCTTGGGCGCTACCCGACCAAAGGCGTGTTTGTCGATCAGGATAAAATGTACCGTGACACCAAAGAGATATTTGATGAGCTGGATATTGATATCGACCCGCGAGCCCGCGTCGGTACGCTGTCCGTTTCTCAAATGCAGATGATTGAAATTGCCAAGGCTTTTTCCTATAACGCCAAAATCGTTATTATGGACGAGCCTACGTCCTCGCTGACGGAAAAAGAAGTTAATCATCTCTTTAAAATTATTCGCAAATTAAAAGATCGCGGCTGCGGGATTGTTTATATCTCCCATAAAATGGAAGAAATATTCCAGCTGTGCGATGAAATTACGATTTTGCGCGACGGGCAGTGGATTGCCACCCAGCCGCTGGAAGGGTTGGATATGGACAAAATCATCGCCATGATGGTGGGCCGTTCCCTGAACCAGCGTTTCCCGGATAAATCCAACGTACCGGGCGAAGTTATTCTTGAAGTTCGAAACCTGACCTCGCTACGGCAGCCGTCAATTCGCGATATCTCTTTTGATTTGCACAAAGGGGAAATTCTCGGCATTGCGGGCCTCGTCGGCGCGAAGCGTACCGACATTGTAGAAACACTGTTTGGTATCCGCGAGAAATCTGGCGGGACCATTAAGCTGCATGGCAAAAATATTAATAACAGCAGCGCGAACGAAGCGATCAATCACGGCTTTGCGCTGGTAACCGAAGAGCGACGCTCGACCGGGATCTATGCTTACCTGGATATCGGCTTTAACTCACTCATTTCCAATATTCGAAACTACAAAAACAAAGTCGGCCTGCTGGATAACACCCGCATGAAAAGCGATACCCAGTGGGTTATCGACTCCATGCGTGTGAAAACGCCGGGGCACCGCACCTCCATCGGCTCGCTGTCCGGCGGTAACCAGCAGAAGGTGATCATCGGCCGCTGGCTGCTGACTCAGCCAGAAATTCTGATGCTGGATGAACCGACGCGCGGCATTGACGTTGGCGCCAAGTTTGAGATTTACCAGCTGATTGCTGAACTGGCCAAAAAAGGGAAAGGGATCATTATCATTTCGTCCGAGATGCCGGAATTGTTAGGGATTACAGACCGTATTCTGGTGATGAGCAACGGGCTCGTGGCCGGAATTGTAGACACCAAAACAACAACGCAGAACGAAATCCTCCGTCTTGCGTCTGTGCACCTGTGA
- the mglB gene encoding galactose/glucose ABC transporter substrate-binding protein MglB has translation MNKKVLTLSAVMSCMLFGAAANAADRIGVTIYKYDDNFMSVVRKAIEKDAKASPDVQLLMNDSQNDQSKQNDQIDVLLAKGVKALAINLVDPAAAGTVIEKARAQNVPVVFFNKEPSRKALDSYDKAYYVGTDSKESGIIQGDLIAKHWAANPAWDLNKDGQIQFVLLKGEPGHPDAEARTTYVIKELNDKGLKTQQLQLDTAMWDTAQAKDKMDAWLSGPNANKIEVVIANNDAMAMGAVEALKAHNKTSIPVFGVDALPEALALVKSGAMAGTVLNDANNQAKATFDLAKNLADGKPAAEGTNWKIENKIVRVPYVGVDKDNLAQFIGK, from the coding sequence ATGAATAAGAAGGTTTTGACTCTGTCCGCCGTGATGTCCTGCATGCTGTTTGGTGCCGCAGCGAACGCCGCTGACCGTATTGGTGTGACAATTTATAAATACGACGACAACTTCATGTCAGTGGTTCGTAAAGCTATCGAGAAAGATGCGAAAGCGTCACCTGATGTACAGCTGCTGATGAACGACTCCCAGAACGACCAGTCCAAACAGAACGACCAGATCGATGTTCTGCTGGCAAAAGGCGTGAAAGCGCTGGCCATCAACCTGGTTGACCCGGCCGCAGCGGGCACCGTTATCGAAAAAGCGCGTGCGCAAAACGTGCCGGTGGTGTTCTTCAACAAAGAGCCTTCCCGCAAGGCGCTGGATAGCTACGACAAAGCTTACTACGTCGGCACCGACTCCAAAGAGTCCGGTATCATCCAGGGCGACCTGATTGCTAAACACTGGGCGGCTAACCCGGCCTGGGACCTGAACAAAGATGGCCAGATTCAGTTCGTACTGCTGAAAGGCGAGCCGGGCCACCCGGATGCCGAAGCGCGTACCACCTACGTTATCAAAGAGCTGAATGACAAAGGTCTGAAAACTCAGCAGCTGCAGCTGGATACCGCGATGTGGGATACCGCTCAGGCTAAAGACAAAATGGACGCCTGGCTCTCTGGCCCGAACGCTAACAAAATCGAAGTGGTTATCGCCAACAACGATGCGATGGCAATGGGTGCGGTAGAAGCGCTGAAAGCACACAACAAAACCTCTATTCCAGTGTTTGGCGTCGATGCCCTGCCAGAAGCCCTGGCGCTGGTGAAATCCGGTGCGATGGCCGGGACCGTGCTGAACGATGCCAACAACCAGGCTAAAGCGACCTTCGACCTGGCGAAAAACCTGGCCGACGGTAAGCCAGCCGCCGAAGGCACCAACTGGAAGATTGAGAACAAAATCGTACGCGTACCATACGTAGGCGTGGATAAAGACAACCTCGCACAGTTCATCGGCAAATAA
- the galS gene encoding HTH-type transcriptional regulator GalS, producing MRPTPPTPITIRDVARIAGVSVATVSRVLNNSALVSPETRENVMQAVAELGYRPNANAQALATQVSDTIGVVVMDVSDPFFGALVKAVDVVAQQHNKYLLIGNSYHQEDKERHAIEVLIRQRCSALIVHAKALSDEELATFLEQVPGMVLINRLVPGYAHRCVCLDNVSGAVMATRMLLNQGHSRIGYLASSHEIEDNDQRHQGWLQALAEQGIVPPEGWVGMGTPDMQGGEAAMVELLGRNLQLSAVFSYNDSMAAGALTALKDNGIAVPHHVSIIGFDDIPIARYTDPQLTTVRYPVVSMARLATELALQGAAGQLDRDVTHCFMPTLVRRHSVAIKQNVVSITPLSKS from the coding sequence ATGAGACCGACTCCCCCAACGCCGATTACCATTCGTGACGTTGCCCGTATCGCCGGGGTTTCAGTAGCGACAGTATCCCGAGTATTAAATAACAGCGCGCTGGTCAGCCCGGAAACGCGCGAAAACGTCATGCAGGCGGTTGCTGAGCTGGGTTACCGTCCAAACGCCAATGCGCAGGCGCTGGCCACTCAGGTGAGCGACACCATTGGCGTGGTGGTAATGGATGTGTCCGATCCCTTCTTCGGGGCGCTGGTCAAAGCCGTGGATGTGGTTGCCCAGCAGCACAATAAGTATTTGCTGATCGGCAACAGTTACCACCAGGAAGACAAAGAGCGCCATGCCATTGAGGTGCTGATTCGCCAGCGCTGCAGCGCCCTGATTGTTCACGCTAAGGCGCTGAGCGACGAGGAACTGGCTACTTTTCTGGAGCAGGTCCCCGGCATGGTGCTGATCAACCGCCTGGTGCCCGGCTACGCTCACCGCTGCGTTTGCCTCGATAACGTCAGCGGCGCGGTGATGGCCACGCGGATGCTGCTGAACCAGGGGCATTCGCGCATCGGTTATCTGGCGTCCAGCCATGAGATTGAAGATAACGATCAGCGGCATCAGGGCTGGCTGCAGGCGCTGGCGGAGCAGGGGATCGTGCCACCGGAGGGCTGGGTCGGAATGGGCACGCCGGATATGCAGGGCGGAGAAGCGGCGATGGTTGAGCTGCTTGGGCGCAACCTGCAGCTTAGCGCGGTCTTTTCCTATAACGACAGCATGGCCGCTGGCGCGCTAACGGCGCTGAAAGACAACGGCATTGCCGTGCCGCATCATGTATCCATCATCGGCTTCGACGATATTCCCATTGCCCGTTACACCGACCCGCAGCTAACGACCGTGCGCTATCCGGTGGTGTCTATGGCGCGCTTAGCGACAGAACTGGCGTTACAGGGCGCAGCAGGCCAGCTGGATCGTGATGTAACGCACTGTTTTATGCCGACTTTAGTCCGCCGCCATTCGGTGGCGATAAAGCAAAATGTGGTGTCGATCACTCCGCTGTCAAAGAGTTAG
- the folE gene encoding GTP cyclohydrolase I FolE, giving the protein MSSLSKEAALVHEALVARGLETPLRPPLRELDNETRKSQIAAHMTEIMQLLNLDLSDDSLMETPHRIAKMYVDEIFSGLDYANFPKITVIENKMKVDEMVTVRDITLTSTCEHHFVTIDGKATVAYIPKDTVIGLSKINRIVQFFAQRPQVQERLTQQILIALQTLLGTNNVAVSIDAVHYCVKARGVKDATSATTTTSLGGLFKSSQNTRQEFLRAVRHN; this is encoded by the coding sequence ATGTCATCACTCTCAAAAGAAGCCGCCCTGGTTCATGAGGCGCTGGTTGCGCGCGGTCTGGAAACGCCGCTGCGTCCGCCGTTGCGTGAACTGGATAATGAAACCCGTAAAAGCCAGATTGCCGCTCATATGACGGAAATCATGCAGCTGCTTAATCTCGATTTGAGTGACGACAGCCTGATGGAAACCCCGCATCGCATCGCCAAAATGTATGTCGATGAGATTTTCTCTGGCCTGGACTACGCCAATTTCCCAAAAATCACCGTCATTGAAAACAAAATGAAGGTGGATGAAATGGTCACCGTGCGTGATATCACCCTGACCAGCACCTGTGAGCACCATTTTGTGACCATCGACGGGAAAGCCACCGTGGCGTATATCCCGAAAGATACCGTCATTGGCTTGTCCAAAATTAACCGCATCGTGCAGTTCTTTGCTCAGCGTCCGCAGGTTCAGGAACGCCTGACCCAGCAGATCCTGATTGCGCTGCAAACGCTGCTGGGCACCAACAACGTGGCGGTGTCCATTGATGCCGTGCATTACTGCGTGAAAGCGCGTGGGGTAAAAGACGCCACCAGCGCGACCACCACCACCTCGCTCGGCGGCCTGTTTAAGTCCAGCCAGAATACGCGTCAGGAGTTCCTGCGCGCAGTACGCCACAATTAA
- the cdd gene encoding cytidine deaminase produces MRSRFDAAVVQLPAALQTALQPLLADGHFPAMFTAAEVEALKHQTGLGDEDLAFALLPLAAACARADLSHFNVGAVARGVSGNLYFGGNMEFLGATMQQTVHAEQSAITHAWMRGEKGLVDITVNYTPCGHCRQFMNELNSGTALRIHLPGRKPSTLGEYLPDAFGPRDLDIKTLLLDEENHGFALKGDSLTQAAITAANRSHAPYSQAPAGVALEMVDGKIFTGCYAENAAFNPSLPPLQAALNLLSLNGYDYPQIKRAVLAEKFDAPLLQWDATSATLKALGCEDVERVNIAQ; encoded by the coding sequence ATGCGTTCACGTTTTGATGCCGCCGTTGTGCAACTCCCCGCCGCACTGCAAACCGCTTTGCAACCCCTGCTTGCCGACGGCCACTTCCCGGCGATGTTTACCGCAGCCGAAGTTGAAGCACTAAAACATCAAACCGGGCTGGGTGACGAAGACCTGGCTTTCGCTCTGCTGCCGCTGGCCGCAGCCTGCGCCCGGGCAGACCTCTCTCATTTCAATGTGGGAGCCGTCGCGCGAGGCGTCAGCGGGAATCTCTATTTTGGTGGCAACATGGAGTTTCTGGGTGCCACCATGCAGCAAACCGTGCACGCCGAACAAAGCGCCATTACTCACGCGTGGATGCGCGGCGAAAAAGGCCTGGTTGATATCACCGTCAACTACACTCCCTGTGGCCACTGCCGTCAGTTTATGAATGAACTGAACAGCGGCACCGCGCTGCGTATTCATCTGCCTGGCCGCAAGCCTTCCACTCTGGGTGAGTATCTGCCGGATGCCTTTGGCCCGCGCGACCTGGACATCAAAACGCTGCTGCTGGATGAAGAAAACCACGGTTTTGCGCTGAAAGGGGATTCCCTGACCCAGGCTGCAATTACCGCGGCTAACCGCAGCCACGCGCCTTACAGCCAGGCCCCGGCTGGCGTGGCGCTGGAAATGGTCGACGGAAAAATCTTCACCGGATGCTATGCGGAAAACGCCGCGTTCAACCCTTCCCTGCCACCGCTGCAGGCCGCACTGAATCTGCTTTCTCTGAATGGTTACGACTATCCGCAGATTAAACGCGCCGTGCTGGCAGAAAAATTCGATGCGCCGCTGCTGCAGTGGGATGCCACCTCCGCCACGCTGAAAGCGCTGGGCTGTGAAGACGTAGAACGCGTTAATATTGCTCAATAA
- the sanA gene encoding outer membrane permeability protein SanA: MLKRVFYSLLIVIGLTLAAALGLDRWISWKTAPYVYDELQDLPYRQVGVVLGTAKYYRTGVINQYYLYRIQGALNAYNSGKVNYLLLSGDNAQQSYNEPMTMRKDLIAGGVDPADIVLDYAGFRTLDSIVRTRKVFDTNDFIIITQRFHCERALFIALHMGIQAHCYAVPSPKNMLTVRTREFAARLGALADLYLFKREPRFLGPLVPIPSQQEVPEDAQAYPAVTPEQLLEIQRKEKK; encoded by the coding sequence ATGTTGAAGCGCGTGTTTTACAGCCTGCTTATTGTTATCGGCTTAACGCTGGCGGCTGCGCTCGGGCTCGACCGCTGGATCAGCTGGAAAACCGCCCCCTACGTCTACGATGAACTGCAGGATCTGCCCTATCGCCAGGTGGGTGTGGTGCTCGGTACCGCTAAGTATTACCGCACCGGCGTCATCAATCAGTATTACCTGTACCGTATTCAGGGCGCGCTGAACGCCTATAACAGCGGCAAGGTGAACTACCTGCTGCTGAGCGGCGATAACGCGCAGCAAAGCTACAACGAGCCAATGACCATGCGCAAAGACCTGATCGCCGGCGGCGTTGATCCGGCGGATATCGTTCTGGATTACGCAGGCTTCCGCACGCTGGACTCGATTGTTCGCACCCGTAAAGTCTTTGATACCAACGATTTCATCATTATCACCCAGCGCTTCCACTGCGAGCGTGCGCTGTTTATCGCCCTGCATATGGGGATTCAGGCGCATTGCTACGCGGTACCTTCCCCGAAAAATATGCTTACCGTGCGTACCCGTGAATTTGCCGCTCGACTGGGCGCATTAGCCGATCTCTACCTCTTCAAGCGCGAGCCGCGTTTCCTCGGCCCATTAGTCCCGATTCCGTCGCAGCAGGAAGTACCGGAAGACGCGCAGGCCTACCCGGCCGTTACGCCGGAGCAGCTGTTAGAGATACAGAGAAAAGAGAAGAAGTGA
- a CDS encoding CidB/LrgB family autolysis modulator, with translation MMHFIWWSLPLTLLVFFAARKLAARLKSPLLNPLLVCMVVIIPLLLVTGIPYDHYFKGSEVLNDLLQPAVVALAFPLYEQIHQIRARWKSIITICFIGSMVAMSTGTSIALLMGASPEIAASVLPKSVTTPIAMAVGGGIGGIPAISAVCVIFVGILGAVFGHTLLNMMRINTKASRGLAMGTASHALGTARCAELDFQEGAFSSLALVICGVMTSLIAPFLFPVLLKLFG, from the coding sequence ATGATGCACTTTATATGGTGGTCTTTACCGTTAACGCTGCTGGTGTTTTTTGCCGCCCGCAAGCTGGCCGCCCGGTTGAAATCCCCGCTGCTGAACCCACTGCTGGTCTGCATGGTGGTGATCATTCCTTTGCTGCTGGTGACCGGCATTCCTTACGACCATTATTTTAAAGGCAGTGAGGTGCTCAACGACCTGCTGCAGCCGGCAGTTGTGGCGCTCGCCTTCCCGCTTTATGAGCAAATTCACCAGATCCGCGCCCGCTGGAAATCCATCATCACCATCTGCTTTATTGGCAGCATGGTGGCGATGTCCACCGGCACCTCTATTGCGTTATTAATGGGCGCGTCCCCGGAAATTGCCGCCTCGGTTCTGCCGAAATCTGTTACCACGCCAATTGCGATGGCGGTGGGCGGTGGCATTGGCGGCATTCCGGCTATTAGCGCCGTCTGCGTTATCTTCGTCGGCATTCTTGGGGCCGTGTTTGGCCACACGCTGCTGAACATGATGCGCATCAATACTAAAGCTTCACGCGGGCTGGCGATGGGTACAGCTTCACACGCGTTGGGTACGGCGCGCTGCGCGGAGCTGGACTTCCAGGAAGGGGCTTTTAGCTCGCTGGCGCTGGTGATTTGCGGGGTCATGACGTCACTTATCGCCCCGTTTTTATTCCCGGTGCTGCTGAAGCTCTTCGGCTAA